The genomic region TTCCCGCTTGTAAACCCATTCTAACACCTGGATTGGTAATCTTTTCGCACCCTTTTTCCAGTTTGATCACTATTTCCAACTTGGTTTTTCGTTTCGGATTTTGGGttctcatgaaaatttgattttttttCCCTAAGGTTATTACAACATTTATCGTTGTTGGCATTGTGTTCATCCCAATTGGCCTTGCTTCCTTGTTCGCATCAGAGCGTGTAATGTTCCTAACTCTTATTTGTATTTTCATACTAATAATCTTGTCAATTGATCGGCGATGGAGAATGGTCTGAACCATTTTTATGATATGTAGGTGGTAGAAATTGTGAATCAATATGATAAAGAATGCATCCCAGCTAATTTTAAGAACCAGGAGCTTGCATATATCCAAAGTGCAACCACCAACAAGACTTGTACTCGAACTTTTACGGTTGTTCATATTCTTTATGTTGACAACATTTCAATTTTTTATGTTGTCTTTAAATTACATGCACTCTTCTTTTCAGGTTCCCAAGCTTATGAAGAGTCCTGTTTTTATCTACTACCAGCTCGATAACTTTTATCAAAACCATCGTCGGTATGCAATTTATTTCATTGCATAAGTTTTGTTAACCCATAGTAAGCTCTGAAATATCTTGGTTTTGTAAATGGCTACCAACGCAGATCAAAATTGTACTTTGAGGGCTTTTCGGACAAAATTTCTCACTTAGGAATTCAAATATAAGTATTAGTTCTCTTGCAAGTGTTTAATCTTTGTCTTTGAATGAAGAGTGCTTCTTCCTGTTGTAAAATCTATATGCTTTCAGCTATGTTAAAAGCCGAAGTGATTCTCAGTTACGAAGCAAATCGGCAGAGCGTCAGACCAAAGTCTGTGAGCCAGAAGGTGTCACTGCAAATGGGGAGCCAATCGTTCCTTGTGGTCTTATTGCCTGGAGTTTGTTTAATGACACTTATGGGTCTTCAGTAAAAGACAAAGTGGTAGAGGTTAGCAAAAAGGACATTGCATGGAAAAGTGATAAAGAAAAGAAATTTGGATCTGACGTTTATGCTAAAAAATTTCAAAGTGGAAGTCTTATTGGAGGTAGAAAGCTCAACTCAAGCATTCCAGTAAGTCTGTATTTCTCTCTGTGTTTGTTGGTTGTGATTTTCATATATCGCATTTATAAAAGTTTCTTGTCTTGATAGTTGAGTGAACAAGAGGATCTTATAGTTTGGATGAGAACAGCAGCGTTACCAACATTCAGAAAACTATATGGAAGGATAGAGCAGGATCTTCAACCTAACGACGAGATTACGGTTGTAATTGAGAACAATTATAACACGTACAGATTCGGGGGTGGAAAAAGGCTGGTCCTTTCGACGACGAGCTGGATTGGCGGAA from Rutidosis leptorrhynchoides isolate AG116_Rl617_1_P2 unplaced genomic scaffold, CSIRO_AGI_Rlap_v1 contig257, whole genome shotgun sequence harbors:
- the LOC139882310 gene encoding ALA-interacting subunit 3-like; the encoded protein is MAKGAASSSKTNSSSTAPEGSSSDSVSKKHSKRPKYSQFTQQELPACKPILTPGLVITTFIVVGIVFIPIGLASLFASERVVEIVNQYDKECIPANFKNQELAYIQSATTNKTCTRTFTVPKLMKSPVFIYYQLDNFYQNHRRYVKSRSDSQLRSKSAERQTKVCEPEGVTANGEPIVPCGLIAWSLFNDTYGSSVKDKVVEVSKKDIAWKSDKEKKFGSDVYAKKFQSGSLIGGRKLNSSIPLSEQEDLIVWMRTAALPTFRKLYGRIEQDLQPNDEITVVIENNYNTYRFGGGKRLVLSTTSWIGGKNDFLGIAYLAIGGMCLFLAVTSIMVYVIKPRPLGDPSYLSWNRNLAGHLIN